In Falco rusticolus isolate bFalRus1 chromosome 7, bFalRus1.pri, whole genome shotgun sequence, the DNA window AATATCCTGGCTAGACCAAAAGTCAATCTCCCTGCTTAATGCAAATTTATTCGTctgcccttccccaccccacccaccccccaccccccgcgcTGTGTGTGCGTAGACTGCACATCTGGTGGTATCATGACAGgctgtgggagaagaggaactctttgttttctacaaaaatggaagaaaaccttCTGATGGTGTCAGGGTGTCCTGAGCAGCTGTTCTCAGGCTGGGGCTGCAAATCCCTGCATGAAACAGGTTGGGAACCTGGTTTTGGGGTGCACAGCCCACTTCATCTTCTGTTTCATGGTTGTAGACATCGTAGTTTATAAATAGCAGTAGTTGCGTTATGCTGGATAAGTTTCTGGACTGCAGATAGAGAAATAATGTTGCTGGATGTGTAGTTCATCTTCTTTTGCAAGGGAATCTGTCAAGAATGGCTTTGAAATCACCATCTCAGTGACAGTGTACAGAGGGGTGTGCTTGCGTGTGGCTGAGGGGGCTGAACCTTCCAGACTGTAATTTcttacaattttcttttgagttCTGGAAAGGGACAGAGGTGGAGGATTGCTGGCCACAAAGGTCATCGGCTTCCTGGAGGGTTTGTGAAAGGAAAGTGTCAGGTGCTTGGGGGCAgagtggaaagaaaatctgGGGAGGTTTGAGATGGTCTAGGGAAGAAGTGCCAAGAAGCCCTGTTTTACTGTGATGCTCCAGTATTCAGCGGTGTCATGGGTAAGCAGCCTGTGTTTGGTCCCACGGCTACTTTCCATAGAGTTGCTTTGAGCCTGTGCCGTGTCTCAGGTGTAAGGCAGAGATGAAATACAGAGTTGCATCagattttctgtaaaactgacCTGTATTACGTTGTTTGGTTGAAGGGCTCTCCTGGCTTTTTAAGGCTGCTCTTTTCCAGTAGCAAGGGTTGATTTacttgttttttggtggttttgtgtgtgtgtgcatatgggttttatttttccttttaatgcaTCTCTGTTGAAATAATCTGCAGGACAGATGGACCACTAAGCTTCTGGGACTCTCTCCCACAAACACCTGTCTAAGACAGCTGGGAAATCAAAGAGGAGTTCTTTTTTAATGcccttaaagaaaaacagcaccCAATCCCAATACATCttatttccctctctcttcATCCTCCCAGCTCCGTGGGAAACTGAACTGCTCGGTGGCGGCCATCCATGGTGACTATGAGGGGCTGGGTGGTGGCTGCAGAGTGGAGCTGGGATGCAGTTGCTGGAGGTATCAGGGAGAGCAAGGGCAGCTCTGAGGTGATGGATTGCAGTGGCCAGCCAGGCTGAGAGCCTCGGCAGCAGGGAGGATGATGATGAAGGGGATGGACTCTTATGTAAATAATACAAATGGGAGCCACTGAAGCAGCAGATTTATCTGCAGCCAAAACACTCCTTGGCAGCAAAGGATGGGCTGCTGGAGAAAACAGGGTAGTGTGGCCAAGCTTGTACTTGGGGGGATGAGCGTGCATGTGTATGATGGACAGAACATGAAGTCTGTTTGTCCCCCATGTTGGGAACTGAGCATGTTCAGTGTGTCACAAGCTGCCCTACGAGCTGCTGCAAGGGGCAAACAAGCATTGCTCCCCTGAGGTGAAGCCTGGGTGCCCTGGCTCACCATGGAGGGGTTGGTGCGTTGTTGCAGGTGATGGTTAGCAGGCTGGCAGCAATGTGGTTGCTGTGTTTAATCACAGCTCCCCGTTGAGAAACTAGTAGAgcaacagggtttttttatcttattCTGGGGAAAACAAGCATTTTGTGAGTTTTGATTGCAATGTAACTCATCCTGTGACATGGAAAGAAACTTGACTGTGGTCTCTGAAGAAGGAAATTTGAAACCTCTGGGCAATAAAATCCTTGAGCTGGGCCATACCTCCCAGATGCTATAGCTTGGCCCCCAATACCAGTGCTTCTTGGGGCAGGGTGATTTTTATGGCCTTGGGGAGCTTTCAAGCAGAAGCTGgagagccagggctgcaggagagcagtggGCAGGAGGGTGCAGGGGCTGAGCATGCCCAGGGATGCAGCCCTAAcacaggcagaggggagagTTCAGGATGCTTAGGAGAGGCTGTGCAAGCTTTGGATGtccttttctgcctgctgtggtAACAGACTAAGCAGCACAAATTAACTCTTACctccctggcaggctgcagaggcTCATTGTCCCCTGCTGAGTGGCGATGCTGGCTCTATCGGTTGCTTTGGTGATTGCTGTAGGTACAGGTTCTGTGGCCGTGGGCAGCACTGCACCACCCACAAACACGGTTGGAGCGCGTGTGGCCGTGGGGCACATCTAACCCGCAGGGTGAACTTTGGACGTGCCCGAGGTGACTTTTTGTGCATCACGGGTCGTTTGGGTTTTGTCTGTAAGAGGATCTTGGAGGCACTCATCGAAGATACCTTTGACCTaaagattttgctttgtgttttcatcATGTGTAGGAGCAGGAGACCTACTGTTTAGGTTTGTACATTTTCCCTAGGGGGGATGCAGTGTCCCTGTGCCTGTTAGAGCTGCTTAAGGAAGCAtcagggctggggcagagttGGGGATGAACCTCTGGCAAGAGATGTGTCCTGCTGGTGTTGCAAAGAGCCTTTTGTGCTGAAAGGGCTGGTATTTATGTGGGAAGGGAGTCCTATGTACCTGGCTTGTTACAGGTGAGAAATTTGAAGTATCCCTGTTGCTTAGGTGTACAGACTGTGCTGGACTGAGTGGGAGCAGCAGTTGCATTatgctgctgtggtggctgAGTGCTAATTCTTTTTACTGCCTGAGCATCAGGTTATTTTTGGCTTGATCAAGTTTCATTCCCTGCAGGTGTCTGAGGATTTCTGACCTGCAGAAACTGCTTTGGGAGAGTTTCTCTTCTTTAGGGTAGAGAACTTAACACTCCTTGTGCAAGGCATGGGTAGCCCTATattcttcccagaaaaaaatgcaaattattccATTATTGGTTTTAAATGCGTTGCTAGCCCAGAGTGTGCaaagctgtgtgctgcagctgacaTGGAAGACATCCACTGTGAGATGGGGATAGTGATGGACTGTCACggctggctggtggcagagAGGGTCCTAATCATCTAAATATCTGCTCTTGATAGAAATCTAGGCAGGGAACTGGTTCAATCACTGTGGGTTTGGGATGTGCAGTTGTTGAAATACAGCATGAATGTAGCTGTGCCTTGGTAGTTACATGGGGAGTTCTGGCTTGGGATCTCCTCCACCGTGGGCTTCCTAGGGAAACTTTTATCAGACTGTTTGGATAAGACACACAAAGATGCTTGGTGGCTCTCAGGTGTGGTGTTCAGATAGACACAGGGGATTGAAATCCCAAGGGATGGGGCAAGAGTCTTGAAGTATCTGAGGTTGGTTACCAAGAAAATTTATGCATGTAAAAGTGAGCGGACTGAGCCTTCGGGGGCAGGGGGAGTCTTAAATCCTACTTGACTGGGCAACAGCCTAATGTTTGTAAGTGCCAAGGTACTTAGTACGTCTGTGGATCCTGTCCTGTCCTTAATCTACTTGTACTTTCAAAGTGGGGATATCATCTGTCCTGAAGGTGCAGGGCTACAGTAAGGTGAGGCTGTGAGACACTGAGATAGTTTGTTAATGAGCCTTGTGGACAAGAAGAGGGAAGACATGGCTGTCTGCTTGAAAATTATATGTGGAGGGTTACCTTTCCCTTTCTGGCTGATCTTGCTCTTGTATGACTGTGCTGACCTGTGCATCCACTGCCTCTTGTAGCCCTGCCTGTGTGTTTGAGCTCAGTCTTTCTCACTGTCTCATACTGTAGGTATGGGGTCATCTAAAGCAGTTGCTATGGACCTGGCACTGTCCTTACCAGAAAAGAGGCAGGACCACCAGAGTctggagaaacagcagaagagctggaTGGACAATTGCATTATGGCTTCTGGGCCCAcacaagagaaataaatgctgtGGGCAGCAGTCTGGGTGTGAGAGCAGAGTatggtgcagctgctgctctgggtgctCTTTTCATGTATGGACACCTTTGTGttgctgcagcactggagaaCTCCCCTGGGCTTTGCCAGGATGCTCCTGGGGAACTCTAATATTGTAAAGGGATAGTGCTGCTGCTTCATACTTACTAGTGGTTCTCAACCTGTTGTCCATGAAAGATGCTTAGGCATGGCAGGTGCCTTGTTAGGCTGTTACAAAGGGCATACATCTGCTGCACCTTCTTGGTTAATTCAGGCATAACAAATCAAGGTGGGCTCAAGATGTTGTCTCAGGCATATTGACTTAGGAAATCTATAACAGGATAGCAAGGGTCCTCTCCCTGGCCTGCACATGGTAAGAGCTGAACAAACGTGTGGCCAGCTTAGACATAGAAACCTTTCACTCCTTATCCTGCCTTGAAaccagttcattttcttttcctctgtttgcaAATTGGAAGTGCCATCAAACTCTTGGAGTGAGAGGTACTGCAGTACCACTCCTTTAATTCGAGCAGCACTGTTTTGTCAGGTAAAAGGCTGCACCATGGATGGTAGTACCACTGAAACAACATCCCGCTTAGCAGTAGGCATCAGCCCTGTCCCTAGGGCCCCTGGGGAGCAGTGTCCTTGCAGGTGGGCAGGATACCACCCATCAGCTGCTTGGCAGTGGCTTGCCGAAGCTGTAGGCAGTCAACTTCAGGTGCTTGCAGGAATGAGGTCTGGTTCCCCCTCGCAGTACCGTGTGCCTCCCCTGATGGGTGcgcagctctggctgctgcagcagcagcatcgcGTGTACGGTTGAGTCTCCTCTCTCCTgcgctgcagagctgctctgctctccagaCGCTGGGAGGGAAACGGAGATGCTGGGGGAAGAGCTGTGGAGGTGGGGAGATTGAGCTATCATTAGCATGGCACCAGTGAGGTTTCTTTGCACCACTAAGCAGTAGCTATCAAAATTGAGTGCAGTATGCTGAACAGCTGAGCGAGGAACACATACTGAAAGGAGTCTGTGAAGAAAAGggattttggaggaaaaaaaaccctctttcaACTGCATATAGGCACTGCCCATCACTgagagctgtggcagggagTGGGAATTGCCTGTTTATGGCGACTGATCTGCGCAGCCCCTGGGATGCTTAGAAAAAGGATTAAGGAGGAAAGAattgcaggaggaggaggtggaggttTCCCTTTGAAAATGCACAGGCTAATAAAAAACATCCTCTAAATTGTCATTGTGTCAGGATACATTAATGTAAGTATAACATTTCTAAATCCTCATCTTCTATCTGAATGCAGTTGAATTAGTGCTAATGCATTCATTAGCTCATTCATTAATATTCAGTATTCATTAGGTTGGCTCTTTCTCTGGAAGATGTGGGTTGTGAGACATAGGACTGGCTGCAGGGCCATGCCGTAGCTGTGTGTAGCATGGTAGCAGTATGGTTTTATGTACCAGAATGGCCTTTCTGATTGTTTCATTAGCATTTGTGTCTGGCCTGTGTTGTCCTGTCTCTTGGCCAGTGGTTTACCACAAATTAGTGGAAATATTTAATGGGATAGCAGTGCTAACGGTGATGTGAATAATTTTCCACTAACTCCTGCCCTGAAAGCAACTGGCAAGATGAGTGATGAAGGCAAATTTTGATCTTTTGGCCTGTGGTCAGAGTTGCAAAACTAACTCTAATCAGAGCTGTTCATTGCTGTCTTCATTGGTGAGTCACAGCGTCCTTCCCTCAACCCCCCATTACCTTCCTTTGCTTCTTGCCCTCAGGAGAGATACTCTAGATATGAagatgttggggggggggaggtgggggtgtctttttttcccccatcccatcttcccttcctctgcctcttcagACTGTGAGGATAGAGCAGGAGGCATGGGCAGCAGGCTTTCCCTGGCAAGAAACCAAGAAGCATCCAGAGGTGCCAGGctggtgtggccagcaggatcAGTACTGCAAGTCCTGTCAAGGCCAGCAAGCCTCAGGCCTCTCAACCCTGGAGAGGGCTTTGGTGGCACAGGACCAGTAGAATGCTGTTGCTCAAACCCTCTGCCACACTTTTGCCTCAGCTGACAAGTCTTTGTGGACTTTGCTTTGCTCCCCACCAAAGcatgcaggggagggggagctgcTGAATAGGTACCCAGTGCCTTTACAGGGGTGTGAGGGTCCTCCTGATGGCGCGGCATACCTGGGGCACCAAGCACCAGCCCTTTGCTTGGGACTGTCCTCCCTGTGTCCCAGGAGCTGTGTTGGGCCAGATGAGGGATGTGGTCCTGAGGCTCACCATGAGAGAGAGGAGCATTCAGCGGAGGGGTGTTGCTTCAGAATTGGGCTGGATAGCTTGGGCTAAGATAGGGCTAAAAATACCACAGCAACAGGTCTTCTCTGGTTTtagcagcagtgctgttctGATGGGAAACCACTCAGCATCCAACCTTGTGAGTCTGGATCTGCCAGGAGCAGAAAGTACTGAAGAAACTGTAATGAATTAAAAAGAGgtcaagcttttattttgacaCATCACTCTGGCTTTGAGGTGGATTTTGTGTGCAGATTATTTAGACTGGAGTACACACAAATTACTGTGACAATTTGGATCAGCAAACTCCAGACATGGTAAATCTTCCAAACTTCTCTACTAGCAGCCACCTTTTGAGCTGCTTGCCATGTGCTTGAGTGTAGGCATGAGTATACAGCTTCCACCTTCCTCCCTGAGTGGTTGTTTTCTGTTGTCCCagtttgcaaatatttctaGACCTGGCAGATCTATCTGGGTCTGTGCTGCCTCTGGGCTTAGTCAGTGGAATAAgagcaaaaaaccacaactgaaACAACCCCACTGCAGTCCAAAAGAAGCACCTGCAAAGCTGTGAGTAGCTGAACTGGCTCCCTGAAAAGAATTTTGCCTGTGGTCTGCCGAAAGGGTCTTATTAAACCCTTTAGCACAGGACTCAGCCTTTGCGCTGCCCCAGCAAGACCTCTGAGCTTTGCCTTACAGAAAGGGTTATGTTGGGCACTCACAGGCATGACTGTCCACTCGTGCCTGGACAACCACAGGGAAGGGTTTTCCTGCAAGAGGGAAATCCCTCACAAAGCAGTGGGACAGCACTTGCATGCACCATGCCAAAATAACCAGCACCTCATTTCATTACTCCCTGAAGACTCGTGAAGTCTTTAGATGTGACTGTGAGTCGTCTCCTCCTGGGGCAGCCGTGGGAGGGCTCAGCTGGGGCAATGGACTGCTGGTGCCTGCGCTTGCTTGGGCCAGGTTAGCTGTGCCTAGTGCCAGCAGGGGTTTGTTGGTGGCTATCTGGGAGGGCGAAGTGGCAAAttgaaaaaacatgtttgtgtTCAGCTGAACCAAGATGAAACGAAGACAAATTGGAGGAAAAGGCTTTCCTAACTGAGGGTTTGCAGGGTTTTATGGTTGCAGGGTGATGTAGGATGATTTCGTGGGACTCTTTACACTCCTACCTTTATACTACCATGCCAAGGCAGAAGTTATCTTTTCCACCATAGCTTCTATCAGTTATCtttgtcttgttctttcttATCCCAGATAGTATCTGTAGTTTCTATTTGCTATCAGCTTCCATTTCCCAGAAAACAACGTATCCTTAAGGAAAGTCTCTGGCTCCTTGTTTTCAAGGGCAGGTATGTTTGGCACAGCTTGGGGGCTGCAGCTTCTGGTGGGGGGACACAAATAAATACCTGAGACTTTTGCGGTATTTGGCCTGAAATGGCAGCTGAAGGGTGTGAAGTATGGCGTGGAGAAAGGCAAAAGGCAAAGCATCACTCAATGACTGTAATTGCCCTAATCTGGGAAATGGCAAAGAGGTACTGTTGGGTATTTCATGCTGAAATAGGCTAGATTATGGTTTGTAGGTCAAAAGCATTTATAGCTAAATGCCCATGCTAAAGCCACActgctctgatttatttttttttttccccttcccccccttgGCAGATGCCAATGACGGCAGGATCACCCTGAGATGAGCCACCTGTAGCCAGGGCCAGCCCCGCTATCAGGGCTCCTTGCCCTGGGATGATGAGGAGCTGTCTGCTGGCCtaacaggaagattttgtgACAGtcattggttttctttttttcttgaacctTGTGACATTGCATGTGACAGTGGAGCCACTTCCTGTGCCTGCTTTGTGCCACCTCGCCAGTGAGGGCTTGGTTGTGGGGAGCCACCACCATGGCGGCAAAGCAGCCCCCACCGCTGATGAAGAAGCACAGCCAGACTGACCTGGTGAGCAGGCTGAAGACACGCAAGATCCTGGGTGTTGGCGGGGAGGACGATGATGGTGAAGTCCATCGCTCAAAGGTAAGGTCAGGGGAGAGGGAAGCCTGCCTGCAGTAACGATGGGAAGGAGACCTTCTCCCTGGGAAACTGAGGTGGTGTgtcttctgtcttctctttttagCATCTAACCTCTGCAACTTCTTCGGCAAAAACAGGTCTCCCAGCTCCATGGGGCTCCTGTAAAGGGCAGGGTGGAAGCTGTGGTGGGACAAGCAGTGCTGCCTTCGAGCAGCAATGGGCCATGCCACCTGCTAAGTGCACAGGAATGGCTTTCTGTGGTAATGGGGTGAGCTCTGCCCTCAAGCTGCTTTAATCTGTTCCTGAAATTGTATAGCCAAGACACCAGTGAGCTAGCTTAGAGCTGGTGTCATAGGACCATGATGCCACCAATGCCCACCAGCCAGTGGCCTGGACATTGGAGCAGCAATTTAAGCAGTACCTCTCGGAAGGGGTTTGAATTGCAAACAaacctgtttcagtgaaatacCGGAGCTGGAGGACACGTGTGAGTCCCACAGGAGCCCTGTCCCAGACGTGCCCTGGAAAACTTGCTGGCAGGGCACTGCCCAGCTCTTACTTGCATgtggggagcagcacagagctctccAAGAGCTCTCAGCACCTAAAAGCGCTCCCCCAGTACCTTTCCCTGTTGCTGGTCTGTGTAGCCTTCTTGTCTGTGTGGCTTGAGGTGGTCACGGCTGGGTATTGCTCTGGGCAGTGCGAATGCCAGAGCCAGAGGGATGCTGTGACACCCCAAGGGCTCTGTTGATGCCTGTGCTCCATTGGGATGTGATGTGCAGGTGGTGTGTGGGAGGAGGTAGTTCCCTACTTATATAGGTAAGAGAAGACAAGAGTTAATGTTGACCCTGCCCCACGCTGCAGGTGGCTGATCCCAGTAAGGGAGCAGTAGAGGCTGCAGCTCCTGATGGAAATCAGGACAGCCTTCAGCAAGTGATCGGACCACAGGGTCACAGATGGATCCCTTGTCCTCGCCCTCATTCCAGCCCTCTTAGAGATAAGCTCCCATACGGGGTTAGGTGTGTGGTTTTGGGCTGGCAAATACTGCCTAAAGGTTGGGGAAGGGTCTGCTCAGTCATCTTGTGTCTTTTGTTTGAATTTCAGATTAGCCAGGTACTGGGAAATGAAATCAAGTTTGCTGTCCGGGAACCACTGGGGCTCAGGTAAGATATTGGGCCACCCTGGAGCTAGGTCATCTGAGGGGCCTCGGTCACATCATCCCTGCCAGCTCTGGCTGTTGACACCAGCTCTACTGCTGTGCCAGcattgctgcctgctgtgggaccagaccagctctgctttcttcccccATCAGCCTGAGACCCTCAAGCTCTTGTCCCACAGCAGGTGTTGGAAACCACGGGGCTGAAGGAGCTTCTGGTCTCATGTGTGACAGGGTGGTGAGTCCTGTGGGGGGGACCCTCTCTGTGCTGTCCACTTGGCAGTGtcacttccctcctccccttggGTGAGGGGGGTTTCGGCTCTGTCTCGCCAGCGAGGCCGGTCTGCGTGCTGAGGCTGGAGCTAGGGAGGTGTGGGGACTTGAGTCCTCCCGCGAGAGGCTTCTGGCTGCCTCGGTTGTGCGAATGGGAAGGATGAAGGCTGATGACTGAGCAAACAGCCAGTAATGCTTTGTGAAGTGTGAGTGATGGGATTGCCCCCATGCTCATGCCAGGTCCTCTGTCTTCCCTCTCATGCAGGGTCTGGCAGCTGGTTTCCGCCATCATGTTTTCTGGGGTCGCCATCATGGTAAGTGAGGGACGTGGTCCTGGGCACCGCCAGCTCCCGGCTGCTGAAGGGGTGCCCCAGCATGGCTCCCCGGCACTTATCCCCCTCCTAGCACCTGCCGCCGCTTTCTCTTATGAGGTCTTTGCCCTCACTGTGTCTCTGTAATGGGCTTTGCCAGCAGTGTCCTTGGCAGTTTGTTCCCATCGCCAGAGTCTGTTTTCATTAGCAGGGTCATAAACCACACACGGCACCGCAGCCTTGGCCACAGAAGACGGCCGTGAAGCCAGTAGCTGACATGCTGATACTTCTTGCGCCTCCTTAATTTCCAATttcctggccagcagctccaATCCCATAAAAGCATGATGTCGGAGCGCTGCTGCCTGAGCAGGCTTGTTTTGATGGCTCTGGCCAGTGCAGGCTGCTGAGTCTCTTCCCTTGCCTCTGCCAGGCCCTCACTTTCCCTGACCAGCTCTACGATGCCATCTTTGATGAGGAATCggtgagcagcagcaagacTCCCATCCGGCTCTATGGAGGAGCCCTCCTCAGTGAGTGCTGTGCCGCTGTACCTGGGGCATCTGCTGTTAGCAAAGAAATTGTTTTAGGGGTATTTTGAAAAGCTCAGCTTCTGCCGCTTTTTCCTAGCGATGGCTCAGGCTTGCTGCAGGTAAGGTAAGAAAGGCTATGCGTGCTCTAAATACCTGGGAGAGTATTCCAAGTGCCCCAGCAAAGGGAGGTTGTAGCTGGGCTGGAAGGTGGGCTGGGGCCAGAACCTCGTGGGAGTGAgtgggaggagagaaggggCAAGCAGTGGCATCTCAGGAGGGGCCCAAAAGCCAGGGGACAAAAGGACAAGAAGTTGAGGGGAGCTTAGAGAAATggcctggaaaagaaaatgagcagagGAATTGCACGGGGTTTGTGTAGCTTTGCACCCTGTGGTGCAGCTGCCGtgctcccaggctgcagggacTGCGCCTTCTGGGTGCCCATCCAGGTTCCTCTTTGGGGCTAGCACCCTGCGAGGTGCCCAGCATCAAAGGGCCGGCAGGTGCTTGCGagctatgtttttttttttgctgagggGAGGCTGAGGGCAGGCTGTTGAATGGGGGGGATGctgaacttgatgatcttaaaggtctcttccaacctaaatgattctatgattggATGCCCCGGCTCCTTCccgcagcctgcagcagcacctcgCGGGGATCGCTGGAAATGCGGCAGCCGACGGGAACGAAGCTGCCTGTAGAACTGCTTCCCTCCATCCTCCCACGGGAGGCCAGAATGGTTCACCTGGGAGCAGGCGGGTGGGCTGCCCCTTCCCGGGGATCCACACTGGCCCTCAGGCTTTCTGCTGGCCCTCCGCAGGTATCTCACTCATCATGTGGAATGCCCTTTACACGGCTGAAAAAGTCATCATCCGCTGGACCTTGCTGATGGAGGCGTGCTACTTCACCGTGCAGTTCCTGGGTGAGTAGGAACTCATCCAGGAAGCCATCCAGTAGGGAGGAGAAGGATGCAAAGGATGGGGGTGCATGCTGTGTACCCCCACGGGGCGGGGCAGTGGGAGAAGTGGAAGCAG includes these proteins:
- the TP53I11 gene encoding tumor protein p53-inducible protein 11 → MAAKQPPPLMKKHSQTDLVSRLKTRKILGVGGEDDDGEVHRSKISQVLGNEIKFAVREPLGLRVWQLVSAIMFSGVAIMALTFPDQLYDAIFDEESVSSSKTPIRLYGGALLSISLIMWNALYTAEKVIIRWTLLMEACYFTVQFLVTTVSLVENSRIATGAMLLLVSRALFILISIYYYYQVGRRPKKV